The Chitinophagales bacterium genome window below encodes:
- a CDS encoding DUF4286 family protein, which yields MIIYSVTVKIDLDVHDDWLQWMKNEHIPEVLATGKFKNHRILRLLADDEQDGINYNIQYSAESMSDYFDYQHNFATELQEKHTKRYKDKFVAFRTLLKEVE from the coding sequence ATGATAATTTACAGCGTTACGGTAAAAATAGATTTAGATGTGCATGACGATTGGTTGCAATGGATGAAAAACGAACATATACCGGAAGTATTAGCCACAGGAAAATTTAAAAACCACCGAATATTGCGTTTGCTTGCCGATGACGAGCAAGACGGCATTAATTATAATATTCAATATAGTGCCGAAAGTATGAGTGATTATTTTGATTATCAACATAATTTTGCCACAGAATTGCAAGAAAAACATACAAAACGATATAAAGACAAGTTTGTGGCGTTTAGAACGTTATTAAAAGAAGTAGAATAA